From one Coffea eugenioides isolate CCC68of chromosome 11, Ceug_1.0, whole genome shotgun sequence genomic stretch:
- the LOC113754541 gene encoding phytosulfokine receptor 1-like: protein MREVWIIFVFLGFSLQALDVSSQNVTCNPNDMKALVDFLGGLDSSSRIVGWDANSSSPNCCNWAGIRCNSSSGRVVKLEVPQKRLLGKLPESLGNLSELRTLNLSKNYLKGSIPSTLLHLPNLEVLDLSCNGFSDSFPMSISLPSIQVFNISENSFRGPVPVGICNNSTKLQALKMGANKFSGNLAPGLGNCTSLEDLCLASNFLSGGLPEDLFHLSKLERLTLQDNKFSGNLNANIGNLSSLVYLDVSLNEFSGNLPDVFLRFGKLNYFAAQSNKFIGRIPMSLANSPTVATLSLRNNSLGDTLDLNCAAMTSLVSLDLGTNQFRGAIPDNLPTCPQLRTINLAKNSFTGQIPETFKNFQTLSYLSISNSSIYNLSSALATLQHCKNLTTLFLTLNFHNEQLPSDSALQFTNLRALVIANCKLTGTIPLWLTNSQKLEVLDLSWNQLEGAIPSWFGGFQFLFYLDLSNNSLTGEIPKELAQLKSLISKSKTLDKPPPDLPFFVKRNVSAGGLQYNQILSLPPTLELGNNFLTGQIWPEFGNLKMLHFLDLKFNNLSGIIPSELSGMTSIECLDLSHNNLSGAIPPSLVNLSFLSTFSVAYNKLSGGIPNGGQFLLFPTSSFEGNPGLCSDSHNTSCPTGKQVPHASVRRAKTPRSTIIGMAIGIGFGSVFLIALFLLIALWSIRRKAIDPEKEGDDSEKDLEELGSSLVVLFQNKGSSKAISLDDLVKSTNSFDQSNIIGCGGFGLVYKAILSDGRKVAIKRLCGDGGQMDREFQAEVETLSRAQHPNLVLLQGYCIYRNDRLLIYSYMENGSLDYWLHEKVDGPSSLDWDCRLRIAQGAARGLAYLHQSCEPHILHRDIKSSNILLDENFEAHLADFGLARLILPYDTHVTTDLVGTLGYIPPEYGQASVATYKGDVYSFGVVLLELLTGKRPMDMCKPKENRDLISWVIQQKKDKRETEVFDPFIYEKEHAEELLWVLEIACLCLSDSPKARPSTQQLVSWLDNIHSPPSLYLC from the coding sequence ATGCGGGAGGTGTGGATTATCTTTGTGTTTCTTGGCTTTTCATTGCAAGCTTTGGATGTAAGTTCTCAGAATGTTACGTGcaacccaaatgatatgaaggCATTAGTGGATTTCTTGGGTGGATTGGATTCAAGCTCAAGAATTGTGGGTTGGGATGCAAATTCATCCTCTCCCAATTGCTGCAACTGGGCTGGAATTAGATGCAATTCTTCCTCAGGCAGGGTCGTGAAGTTGGAGGTTCCTCAGAAAAGGCTATTGGGAAAGTTGCCTGAGTCTCTTGGCAATTTGAGTGAGCTTAGAACactcaatttgtccaaaaattATCTCAAAGGCTCAATACCTTCGACACTCTTACACTTGCCTAATTTAGAGGTATTGGACTTGAGCTGCAATGGATTTTCTGACTCGTTTCCAATGAGCATCAGCCTGCCTTCAATTCAAGTCTTCAACATTTCAGAGAATTCATTTCGCGGTCCAGTTCCTGTGGGAATTTGCAATAATTCAACCAAACTTCAGGCCTTAAAGATGGGAGCTAACAAATTCAGTGGAAATCTTGCACCAGGACTGGGGAACTGTACTTCTTTGGAGGATCTTTGTCTTGCATCAAATTTTCTTTCTGGTGGTTTACCTGAAGATTTGTTTCATCTGTCAAAACTGGAGAGATTGACCCTTCAGGATAACAAATTTTCAGGGAACTTGAATGCCAACATTGGTAACCTCTCTAGTCTTGTTTACCTTGATGTTTCCTTGAACGAATTCTCAGGCAATTTACCTGATGTTTTTCTTCGCTTTGGGAAGTTAAATTACTTCGCAGCTCAATCGAATAAATTCATTGGTAGAATTCCTATGTCATTGGCAAATTCCCCAACTGTTGCTACGCTTAGTTTGAGAAATAATTCTTTAGGTGATACACTTGATCTTAATTGTGCTGCAATGACTAGTCTGGTTTCACTTGACTTGGGTACTAATCAGTTTCGTGGAGCAATCCCTGATAATCTTCCTACCTGCCCACAATTGAGAACGATAAATCTAGCAAAAAACAGCTTCACTGGCCAAATTCCAGAAaccttcaagaattttcagaCACTTTCTTACCTTTCCATATCAAACTCGAGTATTTATAACCTGTCATCTGCTCTTGCAACTTTGCAGCACTGTAAGAACTTAACGACCTTGTTTCTTACTCTAAATTTTCATAATGAGCAGTTGCCATCTGATTCTGCTCTGCAGTTTACCAACCTTCGAGCTCTTGTCATTGCAAATTGTAAACTCACAGGTACTATTCCCCTGTGGTTGACTAATTCTCAGAAGCTGGAAGTGTTAGATTTATCGTGGAATCAGCTTGAAGGAGCAATTCCATCCTGGTTTGGGGGTTTTCAGTTTCTATTTTacttggacttgtccaataaCTCTTTGACTGGGGAAATTCCGAAGGAACTTGCTCAATTGAAGAGTCTCATTTCTAAGAGTAAAACATTGGATAAGCCTCCTCCTGATCTCCCATTTTTTGTGAAGAGAAATGTAAGTGCTGGAGGGTTACAGTATAATCAAATTTTGAGCCTTCCCCCAACATTGGAGCTTGGAAATAACTTCCTCACTGGACAAATTTGGCCAGAGTTTGGGAATTTGAAAATGTTACACTTTTTGGACCTGAAGTTTAACAATTTATCAGGCATCATTCCAAGCGAATTGTCAGGTATGACGAGCATTGAATGTTTGGATTTGTCCCATAACAATCTGTCTGGAGCAATACCCCCTTCTTTAGTAAACCTCAGCTTTCTGTCAACGTTTAGCGTTGCGTACAATAAACTCTCTGGGGGGATCCCAAACGGAGGCCAGTTTCTATTGTTTCCAACATCAAGCTTTGAAGGGAACCCAGGTCTTTGTTCTGATTCACACAATACTTCTTGTCCTACCGGCAAACAAGTTCCCCATGCATCAGTTAGAAGAGCAAAGACACCCAGAAGCACTATAATTGGCATGGCAATTGGGATTGGCTTTGGAagtgtatttcttattgctctctttctcttgatTGCTTTATGGTCTATCAGGAGGAAAGCAATTGATCCAGAAAAGGAGGGTGATGACTCAGAGAAGGACTTGGAAGAACTTGGGTCGAGTCTTGTGGTTCTTTTCCAAAACAAGGGTAGTAGTAAAGCAATTTCACTTGATGACCTTGTAAAATCCACTAACAGTTTTGATCAGTCAAACATTATTGGTTGTGGTGGCTTTGGTTTGGTGTACAAGGCCATTCTTTCTGATGGTAGGAAGGTTGCGATCAAGCGGCTTTGTGGAGATGGTGGACAGATGGATAGAGAATTTCAAGCGGAAGTTGAAACACTCTCAAGAGCACAGCATCCAAATCTGGTTCTTCTTCAGGGTTATTGCATTTACAGGAATGACAGGCTCCTAATATACTCTTATATGGAAAATGGAAGCTTGGACTATTGGCTTCATGAAAAAGTCGATGGGCCTTCCTCCTTGGATTGGGATTGCAGACTTCGAATTGCTCAAGGTGCTGCTAGAGGGCTCGCTTACTTGCACCAGTCGTGTGAGCCTCATATCCTTCATAGAGATATTAAGTCTAGTAATATTCTCTTGGATGAGAATTTTGAAGCTCACCTAGCTGACTTTGGTCTGGCGAGGCTTATTCTTCCGTATGACACACATGTGACTACTGATCTTGTTGGGACATTAGGTTACATTCCTCCTGAATATGGCCAAGCTTCAGTTGCAACCTACAAGGGTGATGTGTACAGTTTCGGGGTTGTTCTGTTAGAGCTGCTTACAGGCAAGAGGCCGATGGATATGTGCAAGCCAAAAGAAAATCGGGATTTGATTTCTTGGGTTATTCAACAGAAGAAGGATAAAAGGGAAACCGAAGTTTTTGATccatttatttatgaaaaagaaCATGCTGAAGAATTGTTGTGGGTTCTTGAGATCGCTTGCCTTTGCTTGAGTGACTCCCCCAAAGCAAGGCCTTCTACTCAGCAATTAGTTTCTTGGCTCGACAACATTCATTCCCCACCCAGCCTGTACTTGTGCTAG